The following are from one region of the Nicotiana tomentosiformis chromosome 7, ASM39032v3, whole genome shotgun sequence genome:
- the LOC104088277 gene encoding tetraspanin-19 encodes MTRMARSCMQSLLKVVNSAIGMVGIAMILYALWMFRVWHKQMGPTPPPFFGPDAPAPWFIYSTLGLGITLCVVTCSGHIAAETASGCCLYIYMVFVFLLLMIEAAVTVDVFLNRNWEEDFPEDTTGNFDELKHFLKENFDICKWVGLSVVTVQGLTILLAMILKALGPHPERYHYESDDDYIPDRVPLLKNYVPSPSCVVGDPVYGSKNDAWNIRINSKASR; translated from the exons ATGACGAGGATGGCGAGGAGTTGCATGCAGTCATTGCTGAAGGTGGTAAATTCGGCGATTGGAATGGTTGGGATCGCGATGATTTTGTATGCCCTTTGGATGTTTAGGGTTTGGCATAAGCAGATGGGTCCCACTCCTCCCCCTTTCTTTGGCCCTGATGCCCCTGCTCCATG GTTCATTTACTCAACACTTGGTCTTGGAATAACTTTGTGCGTAGTCACGTGCTCGGGTCACATTGCTGCAGAGACTGCTAGTGGCTGTTGCTTGTATATT TACATGGTTTTTGTGTTCCTACTTCTCATGATAGAAGCAGCTGTGACAGTAGACGTATTCCTTAACAGAAATTGGGAAGAG GACTTCCCTGAGGACACAACTGGGAATTTTGATGAGCTCAAACACTTCTTGAAAGAGAACTTTGACATTTGTAAATGGGTAGGCTTGTCAGTAGTGACTGTGCAG GGGTTAACTATATTATTGGCAATGATCCTCAAAGCTCTAGGACCACATCCGGAAAGGTATCATTATGAGAGTGATGATGATTATATTCCAGACAGAGTCCCGCTATTGAAGAATTATGTTCCTTCAccttcttgtgttgttggtgacCCTGTGTATGGATCTAAGAATGATGCTTGGAATATCAGAATTAACAGCAAG GCAAGCAGATGA